A stretch of the Methylacidiphilum caldifontis genome encodes the following:
- the feoB gene encoding ferrous iron transport protein B — protein sequence MALLKKDENAFNTKSASKPFTFALVGNPNCGKTTLFNALTGLRQKIANYPGVTIEKKVGFFYNLHGEKCQLIDLPGTYSLLPNSPDEKITTEVLLGLREDTPKPDAVICIVDATNLERSLYLVSQILELDIPVIVALNMIDELAAKGWEVDFKALSQRLNCPVVPCQANTKSGTVPLKTVLTKEMARSKPFVLNYPDFIEEEIVILEGLLQLHNRKPVERMVLVLILISPDPVEAAKLFQLDFLAETVKSSQEKIEKINPSWRDLVVRKRYNALQNLLKGTVKKGGQLSRGFSDMIDRYVAHPFWGWLIFSLAMGLMFLAVFGMGSYPKDWIDESIRKIAQKFQEFFPPGELRDLICQGIIGGVGNVVVFLPQILVLFFFIGLLEDTGYMARAAFLMDKLMNAVGLHGKSFLPILSSHACAIPGILSARTIDNPKDRLLTILIAPFASCSARLPVYVLMCGILFSGSAHPVLWSSLTIFFLYFLGIGGAFFFAWVFKNTFFKGRRPFLLLELPPYRRPSIKSIGLQMYERSLAFLKRAGTIIVSVSILLWFLTSHPRLQGESSSQALAHSFAANIGHFIEPVIKPLGFNWKIGVGLLSAQAAREMFVSTMGIIYTGEETKEDILPLTQAMSNDLWPDGRKVFSPLSCLSLMIYFAFSLQCLSTVAVVRRETGSWKWAAFQFAYMTSFAYICSFIFYQLGLLLGFS from the coding sequence ATGGCTTTGTTGAAAAAAGACGAGAATGCATTTAATACTAAATCGGCAAGTAAGCCTTTTACCTTCGCCCTTGTAGGTAATCCTAATTGCGGGAAAACAACTCTTTTTAATGCGTTGACGGGATTAAGACAAAAAATTGCCAATTATCCTGGAGTCACTATCGAAAAAAAAGTCGGATTTTTTTATAACTTGCATGGAGAAAAGTGTCAACTGATCGATCTTCCTGGAACTTATAGCCTTCTGCCCAACTCCCCAGACGAAAAAATAACCACCGAAGTTCTTTTGGGACTAAGGGAAGATACTCCTAAACCCGATGCGGTTATCTGCATTGTAGATGCAACAAACCTCGAAAGAAGTCTTTATCTTGTCAGTCAGATCCTTGAACTAGACATTCCCGTAATCGTGGCTCTTAATATGATCGATGAACTTGCAGCCAAGGGATGGGAGGTTGATTTCAAGGCTCTTTCTCAGCGGCTTAACTGTCCGGTGGTTCCCTGTCAAGCTAATACAAAGAGCGGCACTGTGCCCTTAAAGACCGTATTAACAAAAGAGATGGCGCGTTCGAAGCCCTTTGTTTTGAATTATCCTGATTTTATAGAAGAAGAAATTGTAATCTTAGAAGGCCTTCTTCAGTTGCACAACAGAAAACCAGTTGAAAGGATGGTCCTCGTTTTGATTTTGATTTCTCCAGATCCCGTAGAAGCGGCCAAGTTATTTCAGCTCGATTTTCTAGCTGAAACCGTAAAATCATCCCAAGAAAAAATCGAGAAAATCAATCCGAGCTGGAGAGATCTTGTTGTAAGGAAAAGATATAATGCCCTTCAAAATCTGCTCAAAGGAACTGTCAAGAAAGGTGGGCAGCTATCGAGGGGGTTTAGTGATATGATCGATCGCTATGTGGCTCATCCCTTTTGGGGATGGTTGATTTTTTCTTTAGCTATGGGACTGATGTTTCTGGCCGTTTTTGGCATGGGATCTTATCCTAAAGATTGGATTGACGAGAGTATCAGAAAAATCGCTCAGAAATTCCAAGAATTTTTTCCTCCTGGAGAGTTGAGAGATCTTATTTGCCAAGGAATTATTGGGGGAGTTGGCAATGTGGTTGTGTTTTTACCCCAAATATTGGTCCTATTTTTCTTTATCGGTCTTTTAGAAGACACGGGCTATATGGCTAGGGCTGCCTTCTTGATGGACAAACTCATGAATGCCGTTGGTCTTCATGGAAAATCCTTTTTGCCTATACTAAGTAGTCATGCCTGTGCGATTCCAGGAATACTTTCTGCAAGAACCATTGATAATCCCAAGGATAGGCTTTTGACTATACTTATTGCTCCTTTTGCAAGTTGTTCGGCTCGATTGCCTGTTTATGTGTTGATGTGTGGAATACTCTTTTCTGGAAGTGCTCATCCTGTGCTATGGAGTTCTCTGACTATTTTCTTCCTTTATTTTTTGGGTATTGGGGGTGCATTTTTCTTCGCTTGGGTTTTTAAAAATACTTTTTTTAAAGGCAGACGCCCTTTTTTGCTTTTAGAACTTCCTCCTTACCGAAGGCCTTCGATTAAATCTATCGGTTTACAGATGTATGAGCGATCTTTAGCTTTTCTTAAAAGAGCGGGAACGATTATCGTTTCAGTTTCCATTTTGCTATGGTTTCTTACCTCTCATCCTAGGCTTCAAGGGGAAAGTTCTTCCCAAGCTCTTGCTCATAGTTTTGCAGCAAACATCGGTCATTTCATAGAACCGGTCATTAAACCTTTGGGATTTAATTGGAAGATTGGGGTAGGTTTGTTAAGTGCTCAGGCTGCAAGAGAAATGTTTGTCAGTACCATGGGAATAATCTACACTGGGGAGGAAACCAAGGAAGATATTCTCCCTTTAACTCAGGCTATGAGTAACGACTTGTGGCCCGACGGCAGAAAGGTATTTAGCCCCTTAAGTTGCCTTTCCTTGATGATTTATTTTGCTTTTTCCTTGCAATGTTTGAGTACGGTAGCCGTAGTGAGAAGGGAGACTGGCTCATGGAAATGGGCAGCATTTCAATTTGCCTATATGACTTCCTTTGCTTATATTTGTTCTTTTATATTTTATCAATTAGGTTTATTATTAGGTTTTAGCTAA
- the sucC gene encoding ADP-forming succinate--CoA ligase subunit beta — MNLLEYVAKEILAREGVPVPQFGVASSPDEAFDVAVKLNKTPLVVKAQIAAGGRGKGRFADGYEGGVKICKTTEEVREVAAKMLGGILVTAQTGPVGQPVRKVIVTESVNIVEEIYLSLTYSYSEAAIWVMGSRLGGVEIERIALENPQAFVKKTFLLDQPLWDFQLREFGAQLGFKSKSLVDFSKILKSLFQAFIKHDATLCEINPLAIDRENRFWALDAKISIDDNSLFRHDGLSTYRFETVYDSQELEALSHGVNYVGLDGQIGCLVNGAGLAMATMDILARFGGRPANFLDVGGGADQNQVEKAFRVLLSHPNLKVILINIFGGIMRCDLIAEAIVEATKKQPLHVPLVIRLEGTRVKEGKEILEKSSLQYVFAEDLEEAAKKAVNLVEK, encoded by the coding sequence ATGAACTTATTGGAATACGTTGCAAAAGAGATTTTGGCCAGGGAAGGAGTGCCTGTTCCCCAATTTGGGGTTGCATCCAGTCCTGATGAAGCTTTTGATGTTGCTGTAAAACTTAATAAAACTCCTCTTGTGGTTAAGGCACAGATAGCGGCAGGAGGAAGGGGAAAAGGGAGATTTGCCGATGGATATGAAGGAGGGGTTAAAATTTGCAAGACTACGGAGGAAGTAAGAGAAGTAGCTGCAAAAATGTTAGGAGGAATTCTTGTCACAGCGCAGACGGGTCCAGTAGGTCAACCGGTAAGAAAAGTAATCGTTACTGAATCGGTTAACATTGTCGAAGAGATCTATCTTTCCTTAACCTATAGCTATAGTGAAGCGGCTATCTGGGTGATGGGAAGTCGTTTGGGTGGTGTTGAGATTGAAAGGATCGCCCTGGAAAACCCTCAAGCTTTTGTTAAAAAGACTTTTTTACTGGACCAGCCGTTATGGGATTTTCAATTGCGAGAATTTGGAGCGCAGCTTGGCTTTAAGAGTAAGAGTCTGGTTGATTTTTCAAAAATCCTCAAATCTCTTTTTCAAGCTTTTATAAAGCACGATGCCACGCTCTGCGAAATTAATCCATTGGCTATTGATAGGGAAAATCGGTTTTGGGCATTGGATGCCAAGATCTCTATCGATGATAATAGTCTTTTTCGCCATGATGGGCTTTCAACTTACCGATTTGAAACCGTATACGATTCTCAAGAATTAGAAGCCCTGAGCCATGGGGTCAATTACGTGGGATTGGATGGACAGATTGGATGCCTAGTTAACGGGGCAGGGCTAGCCATGGCCACGATGGATATTCTTGCTCGTTTCGGCGGCAGGCCCGCTAATTTCCTAGATGTTGGGGGAGGGGCAGATCAAAACCAAGTGGAAAAGGCTTTTCGGGTTTTATTGTCTCATCCCAACTTGAAGGTTATTTTGATCAATATTTTTGGCGGCATTATGCGCTGCGATCTTATTGCAGAAGCTATTGTAGAGGCAACAAAAAAACAGCCGCTCCATGTTCCTCTGGTCATTAGACTAGAGGGAACTCGGGTTAAGGAAGGCAAAGAGATATTAGAAAAATCTTCTCTTCAATATGTCTTTGCTGAAGATCTCGAGGAGGCGGCAAAAAAAGCGGTTAATCTTGTTGAAAAGTAA
- a CDS encoding 30S ribosomal protein S1, which produces MAEMTLASIPDFVEGNIVKGIVVDKTPKEAVIDIGYKSEGIVPLSEFEEPDSVQIGQEVEVLLESLENEEGMVVLSRQKAAQKQNWDKILKTFEEGGTITGKVKQVVKGGLMLNIGVEAFLPASQIDIVPPKNLKEYEGATLTCKIVKISEERKNVVLSRREIVEAERNQKRLQFLEKVNVGDLVKGVVKNVTDFGAFIDLDGIDGLIHITDMSWGRINHPSEILKVGQQIEVVVIDVDREKERVSLGLKQKTPNPWEKIEEKYPVGTKVKGKVVNLAPYGAFIELEPGIEGLIHISEISWTQKITRPNEVLSMGQEVEAVVLDLNKEEQKLSLSLKALEVNPWEKASETYPPGSLIKGKVKNFSAYGAYIELENGLDGFIHVNDLSWTRKINHPSEVLKKGEQIEAKVLEIDKTNQKILLGIKQLTEDPWKEIEKKYKVGDVVSGKVSKIASFGAFIQLADEIDGLVHISQISAERVAKVKDVLKVGQEVSARIIKIDKEERRIGLSIKALNYTAEQLEKERERMEFSRPAEELGSLEDAFSKAEEDYRPGESKKKS; this is translated from the coding sequence ATGGCGGAAATGACTTTAGCATCGATCCCAGATTTTGTTGAGGGAAATATTGTCAAAGGTATAGTTGTGGACAAAACCCCTAAGGAAGCGGTGATAGATATTGGATATAAATCCGAAGGGATAGTTCCATTAAGTGAGTTTGAAGAACCCGATTCTGTACAGATAGGGCAAGAAGTTGAAGTTTTACTTGAGAGTTTAGAAAATGAAGAGGGGATGGTTGTTCTTTCCAGGCAAAAAGCTGCACAAAAACAGAATTGGGATAAAATTCTGAAAACTTTTGAAGAAGGAGGGACGATTACCGGTAAGGTGAAACAGGTGGTCAAAGGGGGATTAATGTTGAATATTGGGGTAGAAGCCTTTTTACCTGCTTCTCAGATCGATATTGTGCCCCCCAAAAATTTGAAAGAATATGAAGGGGCAACACTGACTTGTAAGATCGTAAAAATCAGTGAAGAAAGAAAAAATGTAGTGTTATCGAGAAGGGAGATTGTAGAAGCAGAAAGAAATCAAAAGCGACTTCAATTTTTAGAGAAAGTTAATGTGGGAGATCTTGTTAAGGGTGTGGTTAAAAATGTCACCGATTTTGGAGCTTTCATTGATTTGGATGGGATAGACGGTCTTATCCATATTACGGACATGAGTTGGGGAAGAATTAATCATCCTTCAGAGATTCTCAAAGTGGGACAGCAGATCGAAGTAGTCGTTATCGATGTAGACAGGGAGAAGGAAAGGGTTTCCCTAGGACTCAAACAAAAAACTCCTAATCCGTGGGAAAAAATAGAAGAAAAGTATCCTGTAGGAACTAAGGTCAAAGGAAAGGTTGTTAATTTGGCTCCTTATGGAGCGTTTATAGAACTTGAACCCGGTATAGAGGGGTTAATCCATATTTCTGAAATATCCTGGACTCAAAAAATAACCAGGCCTAACGAAGTGCTTTCCATGGGGCAGGAAGTCGAGGCGGTTGTTCTGGACTTAAATAAAGAAGAACAGAAACTTTCCTTGAGTCTGAAAGCCTTGGAAGTAAATCCCTGGGAAAAAGCTTCTGAAACTTATCCACCTGGTTCTCTTATTAAAGGCAAGGTCAAGAATTTTTCAGCCTATGGGGCTTATATCGAATTGGAAAATGGGCTAGATGGATTTATCCATGTTAATGACCTCTCCTGGACCAGAAAAATTAACCATCCTTCAGAAGTTCTGAAAAAAGGGGAACAGATCGAGGCGAAAGTGTTGGAGATAGATAAAACGAATCAAAAGATCCTTCTTGGAATCAAACAGTTAACCGAAGATCCATGGAAAGAGATTGAAAAGAAATACAAGGTGGGAGATGTGGTAAGTGGAAAAGTCAGTAAAATAGCCAGTTTTGGAGCTTTTATTCAGCTTGCCGATGAGATCGATGGCCTTGTGCACATCTCCCAGATCAGTGCGGAACGGGTAGCTAAAGTCAAAGATGTGTTGAAAGTGGGGCAGGAGGTTAGTGCCAGGATTATTAAAATTGATAAAGAAGAGCGCCGAATTGGTCTATCGATCAAAGCCCTTAATTATACGGCTGAACAGCTTGAAAAAGAAAGAGAACGGATGGAGTTCAGTAGACCGGCCGAAGAGTTAGGTTCTCTCGAAGATGCTTTTAGTAAGGCTGAAGAAGACTATCGGCCTGGTGAATCTAAAAAGAAAAGCTAA
- a CDS encoding cytochrome c oxidase subunit II: MEKLEKIYVWLSISILIAFIVAIIYASLALAVRVPTDSGQIVPNPGESLVSAVMRTPPFNQPGIQEVGPGQYKVVVIGQAWMFNPPSIELPLGADVTFYGTSLDIDHGFYIPGTDVNMMLLPGQISVLRHKFNKAGEYRIICHEYCGTLHHLMTGTITVK; encoded by the coding sequence ATGGAGAAACTAGAAAAAATTTATGTCTGGCTTTCTATAAGTATACTTATAGCTTTTATCGTTGCTATTATTTATGCGTCACTAGCTTTAGCAGTAAGAGTACCCACGGATTCCGGTCAAATTGTTCCTAATCCTGGCGAGTCATTAGTCTCTGCCGTCATGCGCACTCCTCCTTTTAATCAGCCTGGAATTCAAGAAGTGGGGCCAGGTCAATACAAGGTAGTGGTCATTGGCCAAGCATGGATGTTTAATCCCCCTTCTATAGAGTTGCCTTTGGGAGCTGATGTAACTTTTTATGGGACCAGCCTAGACATCGATCATGGTTTTTACATTCCAGGGACCGATGTCAATATGATGCTTTTGCCAGGCCAGATTTCTGTTCTTAGGCATAAGTTTAATAAGGCTGGAGAATATCGGATCATCTGTCATGAATATTGCGGAACGCTTCACCACCTGATGACAGGCACAATAACGGTAAAATAA
- the sucD gene encoding succinate--CoA ligase subunit alpha — MAILLKKTDRVAVQGITGKYGSFHARLCMEYGTKITAGITPGKGGGVFDQVVPLFDTLKEAKEKTGCNVSLIFVPAPFAVDAIMEAVSSQMDLIICITEGIPLQDMAKVKRWISPRKIKLVGPNCPGVITPGESKAGIMPGYIHRPGKVGIVSRSGTLTYEAVWQISRLGLGQSSCVGIGGDPIHGLSIREVVEMFWEDPQTEAVLIIGEIGGMEEQQAAQWIKENPKKPVAAFVAGLTAPSGKRMGHAGAIILGQSGTVEAKLEAFREAGIKVIPSVSEIGKGVYEAIEQWNLKKMIL; from the coding sequence ATGGCTATTTTACTTAAAAAAACAGATAGAGTGGCCGTTCAAGGCATTACGGGTAAGTACGGGAGTTTTCATGCGCGGCTATGCATGGAATATGGGACAAAGATCACAGCGGGCATAACACCGGGTAAAGGGGGAGGGGTTTTTGATCAGGTTGTTCCTCTTTTTGATACACTTAAAGAAGCTAAAGAAAAGACCGGTTGTAATGTTTCTCTCATTTTTGTGCCCGCTCCATTTGCGGTTGACGCGATTATGGAAGCGGTCAGCTCTCAAATGGACCTGATCATTTGCATTACCGAAGGCATACCCCTGCAGGACATGGCAAAAGTTAAAAGATGGATATCTCCAAGAAAAATAAAACTTGTGGGTCCCAACTGTCCTGGAGTGATTACGCCTGGAGAGTCCAAAGCGGGAATAATGCCTGGATATATCCATAGACCAGGAAAAGTAGGGATTGTCTCTCGAAGCGGCACTTTAACTTATGAAGCGGTATGGCAGATTAGCCGGTTGGGCTTAGGGCAGAGTAGTTGTGTGGGGATAGGGGGAGATCCTATTCATGGTTTGTCTATTAGGGAAGTCGTTGAAATGTTCTGGGAAGATCCTCAAACGGAAGCTGTGCTTATTATTGGGGAAATTGGGGGTATGGAAGAGCAGCAAGCCGCACAGTGGATTAAGGAAAATCCCAAAAAACCTGTAGCTGCTTTTGTGGCGGGACTGACAGCTCCATCGGGAAAAAGAATGGGACATGCCGGAGCGATTATTCTTGGCCAATCCGGAACGGTAGAGGCTAAACTTGAAGCCTTTAGGGAGGCAGGTATAAAAGTAATCCCTTCAGTTTCTGAAATAGGTAAAGGAGTTTATGAGGCGATTGAGCAGTGGAATTTAAAAAAAATGATTTTGTAA
- a CDS encoding FeoB-associated Cys-rich membrane protein — translation MNWQSIVTVIIVFLALAYLIKVYKKKGAGGCGCDKCIREKKADPFS, via the coding sequence ATGAATTGGCAAAGTATTGTAACGGTTATTATTGTGTTTTTAGCTTTAGCATATTTAATAAAGGTTTATAAAAAAAAGGGAGCCGGCGGTTGTGGATGTGATAAATGTATAAGGGAGAAAAAGGCAGATCCATTCTCTTGA
- a CDS encoding lysophospholipid acyltransferase family protein, with protein MKKGYAIARALTLGFLKLFCDFKVYGQQNIPSYPVLIVANHCSYLDPPIVGCAFKKEIYFVGRKTLFNHQVFGKLISYLNTIPLDRDKPEVGSFKLILDLFEKGKSILIFPEGTRSPSGALQKAAPGVGYIAVKAKVPILPLRIFGSFEAFPRTAKFPKPYPIRVVIGQAYKPIDCPAGLSKKAYYQSVADEMISKIASLNIDYKLGMAQKDLLV; from the coding sequence GTGAAAAAAGGTTACGCTATTGCTCGAGCTTTGACTTTGGGGTTTTTAAAGCTTTTTTGCGATTTTAAAGTTTATGGCCAACAAAACATTCCTTCCTACCCCGTGTTGATCGTAGCCAATCATTGTAGCTATCTTGATCCCCCAATTGTAGGATGTGCTTTTAAAAAAGAGATCTATTTTGTTGGCCGAAAAACCCTTTTTAATCATCAAGTCTTTGGAAAACTCATCAGTTATTTAAATACCATTCCCTTAGACCGAGATAAGCCTGAAGTGGGTTCTTTCAAGTTGATTTTGGATCTTTTTGAAAAGGGAAAATCCATTCTCATCTTCCCAGAGGGGACAAGGAGTCCATCTGGGGCATTACAAAAAGCTGCTCCTGGGGTAGGCTACATCGCTGTAAAAGCTAAAGTGCCGATACTGCCCCTTAGAATATTTGGCTCTTTTGAGGCTTTTCCAAGGACAGCAAAGTTTCCCAAGCCTTATCCGATCAGGGTTGTTATAGGCCAGGCTTATAAGCCAATAGACTGTCCTGCTGGACTTTCTAAAAAAGCCTATTATCAGAGTGTGGCCGATGAGATGATAAGCAAAATTGCTTCTCTCAATATTGATTATAAATTGGGAATGGCTCAAAAGGATTTGCTTGTGTAA
- a CDS encoding cbb3-type cytochrome c oxidase subunit I, translating into MSTIFQVQTQVVENPKEFKLSPDNHRWILLSILFGFAALAFGVFQGFVQGLNYAGISLFSFLPGMKTYYEGLTAHGVLNAFIFTFAEANGWLALTTARGLGRNLNSKILALSFILLVLGTLFAGIPIFVGKASVLYTFYPPLRAHWAFYLGIALAVVSTWLISAAQLMALAAWRKEHKGERIPLMAYVSIMTYIMWDISSLGAAAEDLFLLLPWSLNLLPGSDPLLSRVLFWYTGHQIVYYWLLPAYVSWYIFIPRMVGGKLFSDSLARIAFILFVVLVPVGFHHQYTDPGVGNYYKIAVLILTFGIAFPSLLTAFSIMYALEIGGRANGGKGILGWFWKLPWANPTVSAQVLAMIAFLPGGITGIMNASYNMNLLTHNTTFVPGHFHLTLGSAVTLSYFGIAYWLIPYLTGKPLALKGVAKWQPWIYFLGVMIFARGEISGGILGMPRRTAMAIINYEPLPGWKLAGALTGIGGTIMFISCVLFFLVIFVTLVQKKQTVTYPDMPFTETYLGAAPSGWQLILDRLSYWVLLSFVLIALVYGPFLLTHIPPKLTAPPFQGF; encoded by the coding sequence ATGAGCACTATTTTTCAGGTCCAGACTCAAGTTGTTGAGAATCCCAAGGAGTTTAAACTTTCTCCAGATAACCACAGGTGGATACTGCTATCTATCCTTTTTGGGTTTGCAGCTCTTGCATTTGGGGTTTTTCAAGGGTTTGTTCAGGGGCTCAATTATGCGGGCATTAGTCTTTTTAGTTTTTTGCCCGGCATGAAAACTTATTATGAAGGATTGACCGCTCATGGTGTACTCAATGCCTTTATATTCACTTTTGCTGAAGCTAACGGTTGGCTTGCTTTGACAACGGCTAGAGGTTTAGGCCGGAATCTTAACTCAAAAATTTTAGCTCTTTCTTTTATTTTACTTGTATTAGGCACTCTCTTTGCGGGTATTCCCATATTTGTTGGTAAAGCAAGCGTGCTTTATACCTTTTATCCTCCTTTGCGTGCCCACTGGGCTTTTTATTTAGGCATCGCCTTGGCAGTTGTAAGTACTTGGCTTATTTCTGCTGCCCAGCTTATGGCTCTTGCTGCATGGAGAAAAGAACATAAAGGAGAGCGTATACCCCTAATGGCTTATGTTTCGATCATGACCTACATCATGTGGGATATTTCATCCTTGGGTGCTGCAGCTGAGGATCTATTCCTTTTACTGCCCTGGTCATTAAATCTTCTTCCCGGTTCTGACCCTCTTCTGAGTAGAGTGTTGTTCTGGTATACAGGACACCAGATCGTTTACTATTGGCTACTTCCAGCCTATGTTTCCTGGTATATATTTATTCCAAGAATGGTAGGAGGAAAGCTTTTTAGCGATTCTCTAGCCCGAATCGCTTTTATCCTTTTTGTTGTCTTGGTCCCTGTAGGTTTTCACCATCAATACACCGATCCTGGAGTAGGTAACTATTACAAAATAGCGGTTCTTATACTCACTTTCGGAATCGCTTTCCCCAGCCTTCTTACGGCCTTTTCCATTATGTATGCTCTTGAAATTGGAGGCAGGGCCAATGGGGGAAAGGGAATACTGGGTTGGTTTTGGAAACTGCCTTGGGCTAATCCCACCGTGAGTGCCCAAGTGCTGGCGATGATCGCTTTTCTACCTGGTGGAATCACAGGGATCATGAACGCAAGCTATAACATGAATCTTTTAACCCATAATACCACTTTTGTACCTGGTCATTTTCACCTTACTTTAGGTTCAGCTGTCACTCTCTCCTACTTTGGCATAGCCTATTGGCTTATTCCCTACCTAACGGGTAAGCCATTGGCTCTTAAAGGAGTGGCGAAATGGCAACCGTGGATTTATTTTCTTGGTGTCATGATATTTGCCCGTGGAGAGATATCTGGAGGAATTCTGGGAATGCCCAGAAGAACAGCTATGGCTATCATCAACTATGAACCGTTACCAGGTTGGAAACTTGCTGGAGCACTCACCGGAATTGGAGGAACGATCATGTTTATATCTTGCGTCCTCTTTTTCCTCGTCATATTCGTTACTCTAGTGCAAAAAAAACAAACCGTAACCTATCCGGATATGCCCTTTACAGAAACCTATCTCGGTGCAGCTCCTTCAGGCTGGCAACTTATTCTCGATAGGCTTTCCTATTGGGTTTTACTTTCCTTTGTCCTAATTGCCTTGGTTTATGGCCCCTTTTTACTTACCCATATTCCACCAAAATTAACGGCTCCCCCTTTCCAGGGTTTTTAA
- a CDS encoding FeoA family protein, whose translation MKKNGKAERKSAISLAEARVGSIFYVHSIEGNAVECHRLRELGFCEKAEVVKIAHGAMTVCLVCGSKLGLNKWLAKRIFVTAAKKDSAL comes from the coding sequence GTGAAGAAAAACGGAAAGGCTGAACGAAAAAGTGCAATTTCTTTGGCCGAAGCTCGAGTCGGTTCTATCTTTTATGTCCATTCTATAGAAGGAAATGCGGTAGAATGCCACCGGTTAAGAGAGTTGGGTTTTTGTGAAAAAGCTGAAGTGGTCAAGATAGCACATGGAGCGATGACTGTGTGCCTTGTTTGTGGTTCAAAGTTGGGATTAAACAAGTGGTTAGCCAAAAGAATTTTTGTTACCGCGGCTAAGAAGGATTCAGCACTGTAG
- the cmk gene encoding (d)CMP kinase, with protein MKKKEIPYPVITIDGTTASGKSTVAQEIAKALGFTYFNTGALYRAVTWRILSLGYDVHDEEKVVEACSRLKLRCAIQKIDSFYKATVILDERVPDEKTDLRSAEVNAAVSIVASYARIREWLLPFQRELAYQTPLVVEGRDMGSVVFPESPYKFFLDAQLEEREKRREKQGEKDDVEKRDRLDQSRSSAPLLCPADAVRLDTTKLSIEKVVDKILDVLWKKGLPITKSKA; from the coding sequence GTGAAGAAAAAAGAGATTCCTTATCCCGTCATTACCATTGATGGTACTACGGCTTCTGGAAAAAGCACCGTAGCCCAAGAGATCGCCAAAGCCTTGGGATTTACCTATTTCAATACGGGGGCTCTTTATCGAGCAGTGACCTGGAGAATTTTATCTCTGGGCTATGACGTTCATGATGAAGAAAAGGTTGTTGAAGCTTGCAGTAGATTAAAACTGCGATGCGCTATCCAAAAAATAGATTCTTTTTACAAAGCCACAGTTATTCTGGACGAGAGGGTGCCAGACGAAAAAACTGACCTACGATCGGCCGAAGTCAATGCAGCAGTTTCGATTGTTGCTTCTTATGCGAGAATCAGGGAGTGGTTGTTGCCCTTTCAAAGAGAACTTGCCTACCAAACCCCGCTGGTCGTAGAAGGAAGAGATATGGGATCGGTCGTCTTCCCTGAAAGCCCCTACAAGTTTTTCCTTGATGCACAGTTGGAAGAAAGGGAAAAAAGGAGAGAAAAACAGGGAGAAAAGGATGATGTGGAGAAAAGGGATAGGTTGGATCAATCAAGAAGTTCAGCTCCACTTCTTTGTCCTGCCGATGCGGTAAGGTTAGACACTACAAAGCTTTCTATTGAAAAGGTAGTAGACAAAATTCTCGATGTTCTCTGGAAAAAGGGATTACCCATAACAAAATCAAAAGCATAA